The following nucleotide sequence is from Streptomyces pactum.
TGCGGCGCGCGGTGCGCGAGGCGCCCGAGGGCGACGGCATCGTGCTGGACCTGCGCGGGAACTCCGGCGGCCTGGTCACCGAGGCGGTCGCCGCGGCCTCCGCCTTCCTCGACGGGGGGCTGGTGGCCACCTACGACGACCACGGCCGGCAGCGGGTGCTGGACGCCGCGCCGGGCGGCGACACCGGCACCCCGGTGGTGGTGCTGGTGGACGGCGGCACCATGAGCGCCGCCGAACTCCTGGCCGGCGCGCTCCAGGACCGGGGCCGGGCGGTGGTGGTCGGCTCCCGGACCTTCGGCAAGGGATCGGTGCAGGTCCCCCGCGAGCTGCCCGACGGCTCGGTCGCCAATCTCACGGTGGGGCAGTACCGGACCCCGTCGGGGCGCTCCCTGGAGGGCACCGGGATCGCGCCGGACCTGGACACCGCGGGCGAGGGCGAACTGGCGGCGGAGCAACGGGCCCGAACGGTATTGAGTGGCCTCGGTGAGGGGTCCTAGTGCGAGAATGGCCGCGCTATGGCTAAAGAGACGGGTCGCAAACTGATCGCGCAGAACAAGAAGGCGCGGCACGACTACCACATCCTCGACACCTACGAGTGCGGGATGGTGCTGACCGGCACCGAGGTGAAGTCCCTCCGCCAGGGGCGGGCCTCGCTGGTGGACGGCTTCGTGCAGATCGACGGGCACGAGGCGTGGCTGCACAACGTCCACGTCCCGGAGTACAGCCAGGGGACCTGGACCAACCACAGCGCGCGCCGGAAGCGGAAGCTGCTGCTGCACCGGGCCGAGATCGACAAGCTGGAGGTGAAGTCGCAGGAGACCGGGCACACCATCGTGCCGCTGGCCCTGTACTTCAAGGACGGCCGGGCCAAGGTCGAGATCGCGCTGGCCAAGGGCAAGAAGGAGTACGACAAGCGGCAGACGCTCCGCGAGAAGCAGGACCGCCGCGAGGCGGAGCGGGCGATCTCCGCGGCCCGGCGGCGCGGACGCGGCTGACGGCGCCGGCCGGCCGTCCCCCGGGGCGGTGGCGCCGGCTTCCTGTCCCCGCCGGCCGCCCGTCTCCTGGCGCGCACCCGGCCCCGCCGGCGGGAACCGACGCCCGCCCGTCGGCGTTCCCGCCGTACGCGGGCCGTACGCGGGCCGTACGCGGGCCGTACGCGGGCCGTACGCGGGCCGTACGCGGGCCGTACGCGGGCCGTACGCGAGGACCTGCGGGACAGGGCCGGACCGTCGCCGGCTCGCGGGCCGGGGAACGCCGGGCGAACCCCGCGCGGCCGGGGGAATACGCTGGCAAGGCTCCGTGTTGATCCCGTACGATGGGACGTGCGCCCCGACGAGGGCGCAGGCACCACCTTGAAAACACCACATGGGGATGATCGGTTTCGACAGCGGCTGTCGAAGCAGGGGAAGCGAGCCGAGGAAGCGGCAATGATCTCGTAAACCATATGCCGAAACCAATAATCGCCAACACCAAGCGCGATTCCTTCGCCCTCGCTGCCTAAGTAGCGACTTGCGAAGTGTCAGCCCGGGGCTGTTCCCGACCCGGATCCTGGCATCAGCTAGGGAACTCAACCACTAGGCCCGGCCACGGGGCGTAGTGGGAAAGCACACAGTGGCTGGGCCCGTCGGAGACTTGTCCGCGTGATCTCCGGGGCCGAGAAAAGCACAGCGGACTGCGCTCGGAGAAGCCCTGATTCCACACCGTTGGACGCGGGTTCGATTCCCGCCATCTCCACTCATCCCCCTCTCCGTACGGAGGGTGCCGCCGGCGGCAGCCGGAGGTTCCGGCCGGAGGGGTCCCCATCGGCAAGGCCCTGCTGTCCAGGCGACAGCGGGGCCTTCGTCGTTTTCGGCGACAGCGGGCCGTTCGCCGTTGTGGGGCCGCGCACCATAGCCGGGCCGGTGGCCCGGTCCTACCGTCCGTCGGCATGACCCTGACATACAGCTCGGTGCCGCGTCCGGCGGCGGCCCGTCCGCCCCGGCCACCCGTCCTCCGTGCCCTGCTCTCCGTCCTGACCGCTCTGGCGGCCCTGTCCGCCCTGCTGCTGTCCGCGCCCGGCACCCTCGCCGCCCCGGCGGCAGCGGACGACCGCGCCGCCGGCCCCGGGGCGGGCGCCGGCGCCATCCCGTACGCCGGGACGATCGAGCAGGTCAGCGGCTTCGGGACGAACCCGGGCGCGCTCACCATGTACCGCTACACCCCGCCCGGCCTGCCGTCCGGCCGCCCGGTCGTCGTGGTGCTGCACGGCTGCACCCAGACCGCCCCCGACTACGGCACCCGCAGCGGCTGGCTCCAGCTGGCGGACCGCTGGGGCTTCTCCGTGGTGCTGCCCGGCCAGACCACGCTGAACAACCTCAACCGCTGCTTCAACTGGTTCCTGACCGGCGACATCACCCGCGGCCGGGGCGAGGCCGAGTCCATCCGGCAGATGGCCGACCGGCAGCTCGCCGACACCGGCGGCGACCGCTCCCGGGTGTACGTCACCGGGCTCTCCGCGGGCGGGGGCATGACGGCCGTGATGACCGCCGCGTACCCGGACCGGTTCGCCGGCGGCGGCGTGGTGGCCGGGCTGCCGTACGGCTGCGCGCAGGCGGCCGGGTCCCCGTACGTGTGCATGTACGTGGGCGCGACCCAGACCCCCGACCAGTGGGGCGACCGGGTGCGCGCCGCCGCCCCCGCCGGGTACACCGGCCCCTGGCCCCGGATGACGGTGGTGCAGGGCACCGCCGACACCACCGTGCGGCCGGTGAACATGACCGACCTCGTCGCCCAGTGGACCGATGTGCACGGCACCGACCGGACCCCGGACGCCACCGACACGGTCGCCGGCCAGCCGCACCACGTCTACCGGAACGCGGGCGGCACCACCGTGGTGGACACATACACCATCAACGGCATGGGCCACGGCCAGCCGGTCGCCCCGGGCACCGGGCCCCAGCAGTGCGGGAGCACCGGCCCGTACCTGCTGGACGTGGGGCTGTGCGCGGCCCACTGGATCGGCACCGGCTGGGGCCTGGACCGCGCCTGAGGCGGTGACCGGCCCTCGGTGACCGGGGCCGGGAGCCCGTGCCGGTGCTCTGCCGGTGCCGATCTTCTGCCGGTGCCTGGCCGGTTAGGGGGCCCGTGCCCGTGCCTGGCCGGTGCGGGTGCCGGTGCTTGGCCGGATCGGGTGCGGTGCCGGTGTCCGGGGCCGCACGGGGTCCGGCCGCTCCGGGCGCGAGGGAGGGCCGGACGAGCCCGGTGCCGGGTGGGCGGATCGGTGCGCGTGGGGGGCGGGCGGGTCGGTCGGACGGGGTGCCGGACGGCGGGGCGCTGTGCACGCTCAGCTCAGGTCGCCCGCCGCACTGGGGACGACATCTCGATATGTCGATACAAGGGGGATGGGGACGGGCCGGTGGGCGCCGGCGCCCCGGCGACCGCCACCAGGGGCCCACGGCCCACCCGGGCCCACGGCCCACCGCGACCGCGCCCGTCCGCGACCGCCGCCCACCCTGAGCCCACGGCCCGTCCGCGACCGTCGCCCACCCGGACCCACCGCCCGCCCGTGACCGTCGCTCACCCGCGCGCGCGACCGGCCCGCGGGGCGGTCCGCCGGGCCCCGCCGACGGCGGCGGCCAGGGCGAGCGCCCCCGCCACCGCCGGCGCGGCGTAACCGGCGTCCGCCCCGAGGTGCTCGACCGTCCATCCGCCGGCCGCCGCACCGGCCGAGATGCCGACCAGCAGCCCGGTGTAGACGGTGGTGATGCCCTCGTTGAGCCGGGCCGGCGGCAGCACCCGCTGCACCAGCGACATCCCGGTGATCATCGTGGGGGCGGTCGCCATGCCGGCGAGCAGCAGCAGCACCGCCAGGACGGGCAGGTTGCCGGCGAGCAGCAGCGGCGGGACCGCGACCGCCATCGCCGCGGCCCCCGTCACGAACCGCGCGGTGGCCGAGCCGCGCACCGGGAGCGTGCCGAACACCAGCCCCGCCACGCAGGAGCCGGCGGCCTGGAGCGCCAGCACCGCGCTGCTCGCCGTCCCGCTCCCGTACGACTCCACGGTGGCGACCGTGGCGACCTCCATGGAACCGAAGAGCGCACCGGTCGCCAGGAAGGTCACCAGCACCATCCGCAGTTCGGGGATGCGCAGCGGGGCGCCGGCACCGGCGGCGGTACCGTCCGCGGCGGTCGTGCGCGGGTGCGGCGGCGGTTCGGTGGTCCGCTGGGCGGCGAACGCCAGCGTCCCGGCGACCATCAGCGTCGCCCCGGTCAGTAGCCCGGCCTCCGGGAACACGGTGGTGCACAGCACCATCGCCAGCGCCGGGCCGACCATGAAGCACAGTTCGTCCACGACCTGCTCGAAGGAGTTGGCGGTGTGCCGGGCCGCCGCGTCGTCCCGGTACAGCTCGGTCCACCGGGCGCGGGTCATCGCCCCCACCCCGGGCACCGCCGACGAGCTCACCGCGCACACGAAGAGCGTCCACGCCGGGGCGTCATGGTGGACGCACAGCAGCATGGCCGCCATCCCGGCCGCGAACACCAGGACGGCGGGCACCGCCACCCGAGACTGCCCGTACCGGTCCACCAGTCGCCCCAGCAGCGGCGAACAGACCGCGGTGGCCGCCACGCCGGTGGCCGACACCGCCCCGGCGAGCGCGTACGAGTCCCGGGTGAGCGCCACCATCAGCACGATGCTCACGCCCAGCATCGACCCGGGCAGGCGGGCGACGAGGGCGGTGAGGGTGAAGGCGAGCGAGCCGGGGGCGGCGAAGAGCCGCCGGTACGGGGCGAGGAACGAGCCCCGGCGGGGGCCTGCCGCCCCGTCCCGGCCCCCCGATACCCCGTCCCGGCCGTCGGGCGCCCCGTCCCGGTCACCGGCAGCCGTGCCTTGCCCCCGGGCGCCCCTGTCACCGCCGTCCCCGCCCTGCGCCGGTACGGTCCGGGAGCCGCGGCCCCCACCGGAACCGGCCCCCGCGGCCGACGCCCCGGCGGTACCGGTCGCCGCGGCGGCGGAAGCCCCGGCAGTACGGACCGCGGCAGTACCGGGTCCCGCGGCGGCACGGGCCGCCACCCGGGCGGCACGGGTGGGCACGACAGGACGGGAGGCGAGGAAGAGGATCACCCCACCACGGTGGCGGCGCGGCACCGCCCGGGTCCAACACCTTCCTGACGTCCATTCACACACTGGCGTTGTGAATGCCCGAGGGGGAAGGATGGGCGGGTGCCCCAGGACATAGAGCCGCGGCTGCTGCGGTCCTTCACCGCCGTAGCCGACGAACTGCACTTCACCCGCGCCGCCGCCCGGCTGTTCGTCGCCCAGCAGGCCCTCAGCCGTGACATCCGGCGGCTGGAGGTGCAGTTGGGCGCCGACCTCTTCGTCCGCACCACCCGGCAGGTCACCCTCACCCCGGCCGGGGAACGCCTGCTGCCGCACGCCCGCCGGGTGCTCGCCGCCCACGACCAGCTGACCGCGGCGTTCGTCCGCACCGAACGGCCGCTGCTGGTGGACGTCGGCGCCAAGGTCGGCACCGCGTACCAGGTCCTCACCCGCACCCGTGCGGCCGTCCCCGACCTGGAACTGATCGCCCGTTTCCACAGCGGCCTCACCGGCGCCGCCGCCGAGATCCTGGCGGGGCGCCTGGACGTCTCCTTCGGGCGGGTGGCGGGGCTGCCGCCGGCGGCGCTGGCGGGTCTGGAGCACCGGCCGGTCCGCCACGAGCCGATGACCGTACTGCTGCCCGAGGACCACCCGCTCGCCGGCCGCCGGGAGATCCCGCTCGCCGCGCTGGCCGGCGAGACGCTCTACGCCGCCGCCGGCAACACCGCCACCGCCGAGTGGACCGACCTGGCCGAGCGGCTCTTCGCCGGCCGCGGCATCCACATCGCCGAACCGTTCCCGGAGATCGACGGCGAGGAGGAGTTCATCCGCGTCGTCCGCAGACGCCGCTGGTCGGTGCTGGCCAGCGTGGAGTTCATCGAACTGCCCGGCATGGTGCTGCGGCCCATCGTGGACCCGGTGCCGCTCTCACCGATCTCCATGGTCTGGCGCCGCGGCCTGCGCCACCCGGGCCTCGACGCCCTCCACCGCACCGTCAGTGACCTCGCCACCCGCCACCACTGGCTCCACCGCCCGCCGGACTCCTGGCTCCCCGCCCCGGACGCCCGCCTGACCGGGGCCGGCTGAGTCCGGTATTCGTCCCGGGCGGCCCCGGGCCATGCGGAGCGCGTCATGCGGTTCCGCGCAGCGGCCCGAAATGGGAAGGTGCGCGATGGTCCCCGTTGTCCTCATGCCACGAGAAATTCGCAGCCTGCACGTATCCTTCCCCTCCGTTGAGGAGAAAGAGCGAGCCGTGGTCGCAGGCGGGTGTACTCGGGGGCAGAACATCCGCCATCTCCTGAGAGGCGGCCCGCTCGACTCTCAGCGATTCATAACTAGGCTGGAGATGCATCAACGCCACGGCGGAGAACAGAACATCGATCCGAGTAGCGTATTTCTGCGGGTGAAAGCTCCGCAGAAGCAGGGTCGAGTGGGTGACGGAGTACTGCCAAACCTGAAACTTACGGATCCAGTGAGCCACTTCGTCCACGGTTGTCTCCTCGGGATGGATCGGACCGTCGGGTTACAAGACGTGGGACGGCTGCTGCGGCCCCCCGGACGGCGCGTTCCGCTTCGCCATGACTGCCTCCACAAACTCTTCGGGTGGTAGGTACTTGTGGTCAATGACGTAGTGCAGCACAAGGTCCGGGGCGACCAGCCACGCTCCGTCAGGCGTGACCACTCGCACCTCCGCACTCCCCAGGACAATCGTTCGGCCTCCTGCCTCCATGGTGATCGGGTAGGGCGGTGGCGAGGACGCATGCACGAGGTTGCACACGTGCCAACCGCGCGTCTTCGCGTGGCTGCTCTGCGCGCAAAGGTCGGCCAGCGCGCCGATGAATTCGTCCGGTGCCTCGCCGCTGTGAAATGCGTTCTCCCCGTCCAGCCATCCCACATTGAAGGCTGCAACGGTCGAAGGGACCGTATTCGGTAGGTAGCTGTAAGGTGATAGATCGGTAAAGTATGTCATGTGGAGATATTCCTTGGTTACTGCATTGCAGATCTGCATGCCGGCCAATGAATTAATCCCATGTTGGGCTGCAGTAGCTGCGATAGGTAA
It contains:
- the smpB gene encoding SsrA-binding protein SmpB; translated protein: MAKETGRKLIAQNKKARHDYHILDTYECGMVLTGTEVKSLRQGRASLVDGFVQIDGHEAWLHNVHVPEYSQGTWTNHSARRKRKLLLHRAEIDKLEVKSQETGHTIVPLALYFKDGRAKVEIALAKGKKEYDKRQTLREKQDRREAERAISAARRRGRG
- a CDS encoding MFS transporter, which codes for MLGVSIVLMVALTRDSYALAGAVSATGVAATAVCSPLLGRLVDRYGQSRVAVPAVLVFAAGMAAMLLCVHHDAPAWTLFVCAVSSSAVPGVGAMTRARWTELYRDDAAARHTANSFEQVVDELCFMVGPALAMVLCTTVFPEAGLLTGATLMVAGTLAFAAQRTTEPPPHPRTTAADGTAAGAGAPLRIPELRMVLVTFLATGALFGSMEVATVATVESYGSGTASSAVLALQAAGSCVAGLVFGTLPVRGSATARFVTGAAAMAVAVPPLLLAGNLPVLAVLLLLAGMATAPTMITGMSLVQRVLPPARLNEGITTVYTGLLVGISAGAAAGGWTVEHLGADAGYAAPAVAGALALAAAVGGARRTAPRAGRARG
- a CDS encoding extracellular catalytic domain type 1 short-chain-length polyhydroxyalkanoate depolymerase, translating into MTLTYSSVPRPAAARPPRPPVLRALLSVLTALAALSALLLSAPGTLAAPAAADDRAAGPGAGAGAIPYAGTIEQVSGFGTNPGALTMYRYTPPGLPSGRPVVVVLHGCTQTAPDYGTRSGWLQLADRWGFSVVLPGQTTLNNLNRCFNWFLTGDITRGRGEAESIRQMADRQLADTGGDRSRVYVTGLSAGGGMTAVMTAAYPDRFAGGGVVAGLPYGCAQAAGSPYVCMYVGATQTPDQWGDRVRAAAPAGYTGPWPRMTVVQGTADTTVRPVNMTDLVAQWTDVHGTDRTPDATDTVAGQPHHVYRNAGGTTVVDTYTINGMGHGQPVAPGTGPQQCGSTGPYLLDVGLCAAHWIGTGWGLDRA
- a CDS encoding DUF7919 family protein, with translation MQICNAVTKEYLHMTYFTDLSPYSYLPNTVPSTVAAFNVGWLDGENAFHSGEAPDEFIGALADLCAQSSHAKTRGWHVCNLVHASSPPPYPITMEAGGRTIVLGSAEVRVVTPDGAWLVAPDLVLHYVIDHKYLPPEEFVEAVMAKRNAPSGGPQQPSHVL
- a CDS encoding LysR family transcriptional regulator; this translates as MPQDIEPRLLRSFTAVADELHFTRAAARLFVAQQALSRDIRRLEVQLGADLFVRTTRQVTLTPAGERLLPHARRVLAAHDQLTAAFVRTERPLLVDVGAKVGTAYQVLTRTRAAVPDLELIARFHSGLTGAAAEILAGRLDVSFGRVAGLPPAALAGLEHRPVRHEPMTVLLPEDHPLAGRREIPLAALAGETLYAAAGNTATAEWTDLAERLFAGRGIHIAEPFPEIDGEEEFIRVVRRRRWSVLASVEFIELPGMVLRPIVDPVPLSPISMVWRRGLRHPGLDALHRTVSDLATRHHWLHRPPDSWLPAPDARLTGAG